In Castanea sativa cultivar Marrone di Chiusa Pesio chromosome 6, ASM4071231v1, a single window of DNA contains:
- the LOC142640438 gene encoding universal stress protein PHOS32-like, producing MHHQQQDSSLESDPQLPAIRIHHPASPRHHSSGVGATPTPTAGARRKIGVAVDLSDESAYAVRWAVHHYIRPGDAVILLHVSPTSVLFGADWGSIDLSISPSDFDPRYPDDVTATATATPTSSSSSNNQKKLEDDFDAFTASKAADLARPLREAQIPYKIHIVKDHDMKERLCLEVERLGLSAVIMGSRGFGAVRRGNDDGRLGSVSDYCVHHCVCPVVVVRYPEDKDAVAEAVLAVKGGEEDDEAVIKTVPIEAVHEKDA from the exons ATGCATCACCAACAACAAGACTCCTCATTAGAATCCGACCCTCAGCTCCCTGCCATCAGAATCCACCACCCTGCTTCTCCACGTCACCATTCCTCCGGCGTGGGGGCCACTCCCACCCCTACCGCCGGAGCCCGCCGCAAGATCGGCGTCGCCGTCGATCTCTCCGACGAGTCTGCTTACGCTGTACGCTGGGCCGTCCACCACTACATCCGACCCGGCGACGCCGTCATCCTCCTCCACGTCAGCCCCACCTCCGTCCTCTTCGGCGCCGACTGGGGCTCCATCGACCTCTCCATTTCCCCTTCCGACTTCGACCCCCGCTACCCCGATGATGTgaccgccaccgccaccgccacccCTACGTCGTCCTCTTCCTCCAACAATCAGAAGAAGTTGGAGGACGATTTCGACGCCTTCACCGCTTCGAAAGCCGCCGATCTGGCGAGGCCGCTGAGGGAGGCGCAGATCCCCTACAAGATCCACATCGTGAAGGATCACGACATGAAGGAGAGGCTTTGCCTCGAGGTCGAGAGGCTCGGACTCAGCGCTGTCATCATGGGAAGCAGGGGGTTCGGCGCCGTTCGCCGCGGCAACGACGACGGTAGGCTCGGCAGCGTCAGCGATTACTGCGTCCACCACTGCGTCTGTCCCGTCGTCGTCGTCCGCTATCCCGAAGATAAGGACGCCGTCGCTGAAGCTGTCCTCGCCGTCAAGGGAGGGGAGGAGGACGATGAGGCTGTCATCAAGACTGTCCCCATTGAAGCTGTCCATGAGAAAG ATGCCTAG
- the LOC142638169 gene encoding uncharacterized protein LOC142638169, producing the protein MATTSTNRTPLFLMASHPNMNTVYEETKSPTSKTRGRKPSKGPTQKKQPQRGLGVAQLERLRIQERWKKMTEFPSCLPDPQTPLQCQTPFMSPFTEHHVSGSVPVQYRAPAPPSSVVNGSCGAGNGGSGFGGTFGMLMSDQVVLNPYAGIGVPDPRVFIETSRELSSMPKLQSVPHNCDLCLKKKRFNKGKIGFDGGRDQNSEISPISGSGFHGSNLENIPNFTSNFGATAPRHATRNLDQGVEVVAIHRKGNSTGGSVFMEYEFFPGKSGRGTSSKGLELPREASVAVGGEPSYPTTTAYCATSSSVDLSLKLSY; encoded by the exons ATGGCTACTACTTCTACTAATAGAACTCCACTGTTCCTCATGGCCTCACACCCAAACATGAACACCGTTTATGAAGAAACCAAATCACCCACCTCAAAAACTCGAGGGAGAAAGCCTAGCAAAGGACCAACCCAGAAAAAACAACCCCAGAGAGGACTCGGTGTGGCCCAGCTTGAGCGACTCAGGATCCAAGAGCGTTGGAAGAAGATGACTGAATTTCCCAGCTGCCTCCCTGATCCTCAGACTCCTCTTCAGTGCCAAACTCCATTTATGTCACCCTTCACTGAACATCACGTTTCTGGGTCTGTTCCAGTACAGTACCGTGCACCTGCACCTCCATCTTCAGTTGTTAATGGCAGCTGTGGGGCTGGAAATGGAGGTTCTGGATTTGGTGGTACTTTTGGGATGCTGATGTCTGATCAGGTTGTGTTGAATCCGTACGCTGGGATTGGGGTTCCGGATCCTAGAGTTTTTATTGAGACCTCTAGAGAGCTCTCTTCAATGCCAAAGTTGCAATCTGTGCCTCACAACTGTGATCTTTGCTTGAAG AAAAAGCGCTTCAATAAGGGAAAGATAGGGTTTGATGGAGGGAGAGACCAGAACAGTGAGATATCTCCAATCAGTGGCTCTGGTTTTCATGGATCAAATCTTGAAAACATCCCAAACTTCACTAGCAATTTTGGTGCCACAGCACCCAGGCATGCCACTCGCAACCTTGATCAG GGTGTAGAAGTTGTGGCAATTCACAGGAAGGGAAATTCAACGGGTGGAAGTGTTTTCATGGAATACGAGTTTTTCCCTGGGAAAAGTGGCAGAGGCACTTCTTCCAAGGGTCTTGAATTGCCTAGAGAAGCTTCAGTTGCTGTGGGTGGTGAACCTTCTTATCCTACTACTACTGCTTATTGTGCCACTTCTAGTTCTGTTGATTTGTCACTCAAGCTTTCATATTAG